In a single window of the Raphanus sativus cultivar WK10039 chromosome 9, ASM80110v3, whole genome shotgun sequence genome:
- the LOC108827277 gene encoding alpha-dioxygenase 2 isoform X1 produces MGFSPSSSWFLHPELHHVVSKMSFLDSFLFYIVHLVDKLGLWHRFPVLLGVAYLGIRRHLHQRYNLIHVGGINGQSYDTDEFSFRTADGKCNHPSDDSVGSQGTFIGRNMPPCTSQYGILDPHPSVVATKLLARKIFIDNGDQFNVIACSWIQFMIHDWVDHLEDTHQIELKAPEEVASECPLKSFKFFRTKKDLTGDHHKSGSVNTRTPWWDGSVIYGNDEAGMRRVRVFKDGKLRISGDGLLERDERGVPISGDVRNSWSGFSLLQALFVKEHNSVCEMLKDRYTNFDDEKLYRTARLVTSAVIAKVHTIDWTIELLKTDTLTAGMRINWYGFLGKRVKDMIGARFGPILSGLVGLKKPKDHGVPYSLTEEFVSVYRMHCLLPDTLILRDMSPEKVDKTNPKIEREVPMTELIGKEGGKKGSKIGFEQLLVSMGHQSCGALTLWNYPNWMRNLVAQDIDGEDRPDLIDMAALEIYRDRERGVPRYNEFRKNLLMSPISKWEDLTDDEEAIKVLKEVYGDDIEKLDLNVGLHAEKKIKGFAISETAFFIFLLVASRRLEADRFFTTNFNEKTYTKEGLQWVNTTETLKDVIDRHFPNLTNQWMRCTSAFSVWSSDPDPTKWLPLYLRSAP; encoded by the exons ATGGGTTTCTCTCCATCTTCTTCGTGGTTTCTTCATCCTGAGCTTCATCATGTTGTTTCCAAGATGTCTTTCCTTGATTCCTTTTTGTTCTAC attgtgCACTTAGTGGACAAGCTAGGATTGTGGCACAGATTTCCAGTGTTACTGGGAGTGGCTTACTTGGGGATACGAAGACATCTACACCAACGTTACAATCTGATTCATGTTGGTGGAATCAACGGCCAGAGTTATGACACCGATGAGTTCTCTTTCCGCACGGCTGACGGCAAGTGTAACCATCCCTCCGATGACTCTGTCGGTAGCCAAGGCACCTTTATTGGCCGGAACATGCCCCCATGTACTTCTCAGTATGGT ATATTGGATCCACATCCCAGTGTGGTGGCTACTAAGCTGCTAGcgagaaaaatatttatagacaaTGGGGACCAATTCAACGTGATAGCTTGTTCGTGGATTCAGTTCATGATCCATGATTGGGTTGATCATTTAGAAGACACCCACCAG ATTGAGCTTAAGGCTCCAGAAGAAGTAGCAAGTGAATGTCCATTGAAGTCATTTAAGTTCTTTAGAACTAAAAAAGATCTCACCGGTGATCACCACAAATCTGGCTCTGTCAACACTAGAACCCCATGGTG GGACGGGAGTGTTATATATGGAAATGACGAAGCTGGAATGAGAAGAGTAAGGGTTTTCAAGGATGGGAAGCTAAGAATCTCTGGGGATGGTTTGTTGGAGCGAGATGAAAGAGGTGTTCCGATCTCTGGTGACGTAAGAAACAGCTGGTCAGGTTTCTCTCTGTTGCAAGCCCTCTTTGTCAAAGAACACAACTCTGTTTGTGAAATGCTCAAA GACCGGTATACAAATTTTGATGATGAGAAACTCTACCGGACTGCGAGATTGGTGACATCAGCGGTTATCGCTAAGGTTCACACAATTGATTGGACAATAGAACTCTTGAAGACAGACACACTCACTGCTGGAATGAGGATCAATTGGTATGGATTTTTAGGGAAGCGAGTTAAGGACATGATTGGGGCAAGATTTGGTCCGATTCTTAGCGGATTAGTTGGTCTGAAGAAACCGAAAGATCATGGAGTTCCTTACTCTCTTACCGAAGAGTTCGTTAGTGTCTACAGGATGCATTGTCTTCTACCAGACACACTTATCCTCCGAGATATGAGTCCTGAGAAAGTTGACAAAACAAACCCTAAAATAGAACGAGA GGTACCGATGACTGAACTGATCGGGAAAGAAGGAGGGAAAAAGGGTTCGAAAATCGGGTTTGAGCAGTTACTAGTTTCAATGGGACACCAATCTTGTGGTGCGTTGACATTGTGGAATTACCCTAATTGGATGAGGAACCTTGTGGCGCAAGACATCGATGGAGAAGATAGACCTGACCTAATAGATATGGCTGCCTTGGAGA TTTATagagatcgagagagaggaGTTCCTCGATACAACGAGTTCAGAAAGAATCTGCTGATGAGTCCTATCAGCAAATGGGAGGATCTGACAGATGATGAAGAAGCTATCAAGGTTTTAAAAGAAGTGTATGGAGACGATATAGAGAAGCTTGACCTGAACGTGGGATTGCATGCAGAGAAGAAGATCAAAGGATTCGCCATTAGCGAAACTgctttcttcatcttcctcctcgtTGCCTCCAG GAGGTTGGAGGCAGATAGGTTTTTCACGACGAATTTTAACGAGAAGACGTATACTAAAGAAGGGTTGCAATGGGTTAATACAACAGAGACTTTAAAGGATGTAATAGACCGACACTTCCCGAACTTAACGAACCAGTGGATGAGATGTACGAGCGCCTTCTCTGTCTGGAGCTCAGATCCTGACCCGACCAAGTGGCTTCCTTTGTATCTCCGATCCGCGCCATAA
- the LOC108827277 gene encoding alpha-dioxygenase 2 isoform X2, translating to MTPMSSLSARLTASVTIPPMTLSVAKAPLLAGTCPHVLLSMILDPHPSVVATKLLARKIFIDNGDQFNVIACSWIQFMIHDWVDHLEDTHQIELKAPEEVASECPLKSFKFFRTKKDLTGDHHKSGSVNTRTPWWDGSVIYGNDEAGMRRVRVFKDGKLRISGDGLLERDERGVPISGDVRNSWSGFSLLQALFVKEHNSVCEMLKDRYTNFDDEKLYRTARLVTSAVIAKVHTIDWTIELLKTDTLTAGMRINWYGFLGKRVKDMIGARFGPILSGLVGLKKPKDHGVPYSLTEEFVSVYRMHCLLPDTLILRDMSPEKVDKTNPKIEREVPMTELIGKEGGKKGSKIGFEQLLVSMGHQSCGALTLWNYPNWMRNLVAQDIDGEDRPDLIDMAALEIYRDRERGVPRYNEFRKNLLMSPISKWEDLTDDEEAIKVLKEVYGDDIEKLDLNVGLHAEKKIKGFAISETAFFIFLLVASRRLEADRFFTTNFNEKTYTKEGLQWVNTTETLKDVIDRHFPNLTNQWMRCTSAFSVWSSDPDPTKWLPLYLRSAP from the exons ATGACACCGATGAGTTCTCTTTCCGCACGGCTGACGGCAAGTGTAACCATCCCTCCGATGACTCTGTCGGTAGCCAAGGCACCTTTATTGGCCGGAACATGCCCCCATGTACTTCTCAGTATG ATATTGGATCCACATCCCAGTGTGGTGGCTACTAAGCTGCTAGcgagaaaaatatttatagacaaTGGGGACCAATTCAACGTGATAGCTTGTTCGTGGATTCAGTTCATGATCCATGATTGGGTTGATCATTTAGAAGACACCCACCAG ATTGAGCTTAAGGCTCCAGAAGAAGTAGCAAGTGAATGTCCATTGAAGTCATTTAAGTTCTTTAGAACTAAAAAAGATCTCACCGGTGATCACCACAAATCTGGCTCTGTCAACACTAGAACCCCATGGTG GGACGGGAGTGTTATATATGGAAATGACGAAGCTGGAATGAGAAGAGTAAGGGTTTTCAAGGATGGGAAGCTAAGAATCTCTGGGGATGGTTTGTTGGAGCGAGATGAAAGAGGTGTTCCGATCTCTGGTGACGTAAGAAACAGCTGGTCAGGTTTCTCTCTGTTGCAAGCCCTCTTTGTCAAAGAACACAACTCTGTTTGTGAAATGCTCAAA GACCGGTATACAAATTTTGATGATGAGAAACTCTACCGGACTGCGAGATTGGTGACATCAGCGGTTATCGCTAAGGTTCACACAATTGATTGGACAATAGAACTCTTGAAGACAGACACACTCACTGCTGGAATGAGGATCAATTGGTATGGATTTTTAGGGAAGCGAGTTAAGGACATGATTGGGGCAAGATTTGGTCCGATTCTTAGCGGATTAGTTGGTCTGAAGAAACCGAAAGATCATGGAGTTCCTTACTCTCTTACCGAAGAGTTCGTTAGTGTCTACAGGATGCATTGTCTTCTACCAGACACACTTATCCTCCGAGATATGAGTCCTGAGAAAGTTGACAAAACAAACCCTAAAATAGAACGAGA GGTACCGATGACTGAACTGATCGGGAAAGAAGGAGGGAAAAAGGGTTCGAAAATCGGGTTTGAGCAGTTACTAGTTTCAATGGGACACCAATCTTGTGGTGCGTTGACATTGTGGAATTACCCTAATTGGATGAGGAACCTTGTGGCGCAAGACATCGATGGAGAAGATAGACCTGACCTAATAGATATGGCTGCCTTGGAGA TTTATagagatcgagagagaggaGTTCCTCGATACAACGAGTTCAGAAAGAATCTGCTGATGAGTCCTATCAGCAAATGGGAGGATCTGACAGATGATGAAGAAGCTATCAAGGTTTTAAAAGAAGTGTATGGAGACGATATAGAGAAGCTTGACCTGAACGTGGGATTGCATGCAGAGAAGAAGATCAAAGGATTCGCCATTAGCGAAACTgctttcttcatcttcctcctcgtTGCCTCCAG GAGGTTGGAGGCAGATAGGTTTTTCACGACGAATTTTAACGAGAAGACGTATACTAAAGAAGGGTTGCAATGGGTTAATACAACAGAGACTTTAAAGGATGTAATAGACCGACACTTCCCGAACTTAACGAACCAGTGGATGAGATGTACGAGCGCCTTCTCTGTCTGGAGCTCAGATCCTGACCCGACCAAGTGGCTTCCTTTGTATCTCCGATCCGCGCCATAA